A single region of the Silene latifolia isolate original U9 population chromosome 8, ASM4854445v1, whole genome shotgun sequence genome encodes:
- the LOC141597208 gene encoding uncharacterized protein LOC141597208, with product MSQEPENHGAANTNKSIPFIPKCLSPLIFIFLDSIKLIFIHNPKLFLIIYIVGALPLSLLVASLSLLSTSRYLKSHIVRLEFLYQIVDIWIEAGNVRETSELDLKRLHRFKVGHAVPILIFSLFTTVSIVTAVTAAVSSPSGKKRSSKPTLRTVFTALRVGWYRTLITSVVSVLFWVVSGHALPALIAAVGYPTSIAVLFISVAIDVYAMAVLGVALVVSVAEDRYGIDAIRVGSGLMKGRRISGWVLSGLILLSMNCIGKEIVGVLDGKDWGEVNEGKNWMVEMRVGYVIGLMVLLGWLVMWCYVVITVFYCDCRKRHAVIRQDEQELLDGNFGI from the coding sequence atgtcccAAGAACCAGAAAACCATGGTGCAGCAAATACTAATAAATCAATCCCTTTTATTCCTAAATGTTTATCTCCATTAATATTCATCTTCTTAGATTCCATTAAACTAATCTTTATCCATAATCCAAAACTCTTCTTAATCATCTACATCGTCGGCGCCCTTCCGCTTTCGCTTCTGGTCGCATCACTTTCTCTTTTATCCACCTCACGGTATCTCAAGTCGCATATCGTGCGACTTGAGTTCCTTTATCAGATCGTTGATATTTGGATTGAAGCTGGTAATGTTAGGGAGACTTCTGAGCTTGATTTGAAACGACTCCACCGTTTTAAGGTGGGCCATGCTGTTCCGATTTTAATTTTCTCGCTTTTTACCACGGTCAGTATAGTGACCGCGGTAACTGCTGCTGTTTCTTCCCCATCTGGGAAGAAACGCAGCAGTAAGCCGACCCTGAGGACCGTATTTACAGCCCTCAGGGTCGGCTGGTACAGGACGCTAATCACGTCCGTGGTTAGCGTCCTGTTCTGGGTGGTGTCGGGCCACGCCCTTCCCGCTCTCATCGCCGCGGTCGGTTATCCAACCTCGATCGCGGTCCTATTCATCTCCGTGGCGATTGATGTCTACGCGATGGCTGTTTTGGGAGTCGCGCTGGTGGTATCCGTGGCAGAAGATCGGTACGGGATCGATGCGATTCGGGTTGGGTCGGGTCTGATGAAAGGAAGACGGATAAGCGGGTGGGTTTTATCCGGATTGATTTTGTTGAGCATGAATTGTATAGGTAAGGAGATAGTGGGGGTGTTGGACGGTAAAGATTGGGGTGAGGTAAATGAGGGTAAAAATTGGATGGTGGAGATGAGAGTTGGTTATGTGATTGGGTTAATGGTTTTGTTAGGGTGGTTAGTGATGTGGTGTTATGTAGTAATCACTGTTTTTTACTGTGATTGTAGAAAAAGACATGCTGTAATTAGACAAGATGAACAAGAATTACTAGATGGTAATTTTGGTATTTga